Part of the Candidatus Limnocylindrales bacterium genome, TACAACCGGACGTACGGCGTGCCGGTCAAGATCACGAACTGCTCGAACAACTACGGCCCGTATCAATTCCCCGAAAAGCTCATCCCACTGATGATCCTGAATGCGCTCGAGTCGAAGCCGCTGCCGGTCTACGGCAAGGGCATGAACGTGCGCGACTGGCTCTACGTCGAAGATCACTGCGAGGCGATCTGGGCGGTCATCGAGCGCGGCGCGCTCGGCGAGACCTACAACATCGGCGGCGACTGCGAGCTTGCCAACATCGACGTCGTCCACCGCATCTGCCGCGTGATCGCCGACGAGACGGGACGGGCCGCCGGCGAGACCGAAGGCCTGATCACGTACGTCAAGGACCGGCCCGGCCACGATCACCGCTATGCGATCGATGCAACGCGGACCAAGACCGAATGCGGCTGGTCGCCGAAGCATACGTTCGATGCCGGGCTCGTCGACACCGTCCGCTGGTACCTTGGCCATCGCGAATGGGTCGACGGCGTGCGCAGCGGGGACTACCTGCGCTGGATCGAGCACAACTACGGCAAGCGGGCTTCGGCTGCGTCCTGAACCTTCCCATCGAACCGAGCGATGAACGTCACTCCCACCCGGCTTCCCGAAGTCCTCCTCGTCGAGCCGCGCGTGCACGGCGACGCGCGCGGATACTTCTTCGAGAGCTGGGCTGAAAAGCGCTACGCCGACTCAGGCATTGCGGGGCCGTTCGTGCAGGACAACATCTCGCGCTCGCCGCGGGGAATCCTGCGCGGCCTTCATCTGCAGAACCCTCACGCACAGGGAAAGCTCGTCAGTGCGATCTTCGGCGCGGTGTTCGACGTGGCCGTCGACGTTCGCACGGGATCGCCTCGCTTCGGCCAGTGGGTCGGCGAGATCCTGTCCGATGAAAACCGGCGCCAGCTCTGGGTGCCACCAGGCTTCGCGCACGGATTCTGCGTGCTCAGCGACGAAGCGATCTTCCACTACAAATGCACGGACTCGTACCATCCGGAATGCGAGATGTCGGTGCTGTGGAATGATCCGGCCATCGGGATCGAGTGGCCGGTGGACAAGCCGACGCTCAACGCAAAGGATGCCGGCGCACCGCTTCTCGCCGACGTGACACGTCTGCCCGCCTACAACGGTTGAGTTTCGAATGACGGCGCCGATCCTGCTCATCAGCCCCGACGGCATGCTCGGACACGCGTTCGAGCTTCTGCTCGCGCGCCGCGGCCTCGAATACACCGGTGTCTCGTGGCCGGCGTTCGACCTGACGAAACCCGAAACCGTCGAGCCGTGGATGCAGCCCGGCGTGCGCACGATCATCAACTGCTCGGCGTACACCGACGTCGACGGCGCGGAGACGCACCAGAAGGAAGCCGACGCGATCAACGGCGCGGGCGTCGCGCTTCTGGCATCGCACGCACGCCGCCTCGGCGCCGTGCTCGTTCATTTCAGCACCGACTACGTGTTCGACGGACACGCGACCTCGCCGTACGAGGTCGACCATCCGATCGCTCCGATCAACGCCTACGGACGCAGCAAGGCGGTCGGCGAGGCGGCGATCCGCGAGTCCGGGTGCGAGCACCTGATCATCCGCACGAGCTGGCTCTATGCACCGTGGGCGAAGAATTTCGTGCTGACGATGCTCGCGCTCGGCCGCGAAAAGACGTCGCTCAACGTCGTCAGCGACCAGGTCGGAAGGCCGACCAGCGCGCAATACCTTGCCGAACGCTCGCTCGCACTGGTCGAGCGCGGCGCACGCGGGACGTTCCACGTGACCGACGGCGGAAGCTGCAGCTGGTTCGAGCTCGCGTCGATGGTCATGGCGGCGAGCGGCAGCAGCTGTCGCGTCAACGCGTGCACCAGCGCCGAGTTCGTCCGGCCCGCGGTGCGCCCGCCGTACAGCATCCTCGATCTGTCGCGCACCGAAGCGCTGCTCGGCCCCAGCACCGACTGGAAGACCAACGTGCGCGCAGTGCTCGAGGAGCACGCACGCACGGGCGCCGCCGAACCGGAACGCAGAGCCTGACGTTCATTCCATCCCTGTCGTAGCGGTTCGCCGGTGGTCGGGTCTACTTTCCCGCCATCATGCATGGCGCTAGACTCGGAGGGCGATGGCGATGGACACGGCATTCCGATCCGACGGCAAGTTCACGCAGGCCGAGTTCTGCGAGTGGCTGGCCGAACGACCCAGCCACGACCACAACCGGTACGAGCTCATCGGGCGGCACATCGTCATGACGCCGCCGGCGGGATATCCGCACTCGCCGATTGCCGCCACGATCGTCTCGGCGATCCATGTTCACGTCGAACGTCTCGGGAGTGGTCTCGTCAACGACTCCAGCGCGGGCTTCGAGCTGCCGACCGGCGAGACGGTCGAGCCCGATGCCTCGTATCTTTCCGAGCGCACGCTGGTAAGCGCGCCTGAGCCGGAGATCGGCAAGTTCTACCGGATCGTGCCGGATCTCATCGTTGAAATTCTCTCGCCGGCGACCGCGAAGCGCGACCGCACCGAAAAGAAACAGATCTACGAGAAGAACGGCGTCGGCGAATACTGGATCGTCGATCCGAACAGGCGGCAGGTCATCGTGTACCGGCTCGCCGGAAACGACTACGCGAATGCGATCCACGTCGTAAACGGAAACGTGGAGGCGAGCGTGCTCCCCGGGCTCAGCATTCCGCTGTCGAAGATCTTCGCGAGCCTGGATCGGAAACGCTGAA contains:
- the rfbB gene encoding dTDP-glucose 4,6-dehydratase codes for the protein MNILVTGGAGFIGSNFLRLSVPRRPGDLFINVDKLTYAANPANLTGIDKLENYCLERVDIADGAAVAALMDRYDPDLVVHFAAESHVDRSIVSPGDFVQANIVGTFHLLEAFRSRGAKRPGALFHHVSTDEVYGSLGETGRFTETTRYDPSSPYSASKAASDHLVRAYNRTYGVPVKITNCSNNYGPYQFPEKLIPLMILNALESKPLPVYGKGMNVRDWLYVEDHCEAIWAVIERGALGETYNIGGDCELANIDVVHRICRVIADETGRAAGETEGLITYVKDRPGHDHRYAIDATRTKTECGWSPKHTFDAGLVDTVRWYLGHREWVDGVRSGDYLRWIEHNYGKRASAAS
- the rfbC gene encoding dTDP-4-dehydrorhamnose 3,5-epimerase → MNVTPTRLPEVLLVEPRVHGDARGYFFESWAEKRYADSGIAGPFVQDNISRSPRGILRGLHLQNPHAQGKLVSAIFGAVFDVAVDVRTGSPRFGQWVGEILSDENRRQLWVPPGFAHGFCVLSDEAIFHYKCTDSYHPECEMSVLWNDPAIGIEWPVDKPTLNAKDAGAPLLADVTRLPAYNG
- the rfbD gene encoding dTDP-4-dehydrorhamnose reductase, which translates into the protein MTAPILLISPDGMLGHAFELLLARRGLEYTGVSWPAFDLTKPETVEPWMQPGVRTIINCSAYTDVDGAETHQKEADAINGAGVALLASHARRLGAVLVHFSTDYVFDGHATSPYEVDHPIAPINAYGRSKAVGEAAIRESGCEHLIIRTSWLYAPWAKNFVLTMLALGREKTSLNVVSDQVGRPTSAQYLAERSLALVERGARGTFHVTDGGSCSWFELASMVMAASGSSCRVNACTSAEFVRPAVRPPYSILDLSRTEALLGPSTDWKTNVRAVLEEHARTGAAEPERRA
- a CDS encoding Uma2 family endonuclease — encoded protein: MDTAFRSDGKFTQAEFCEWLAERPSHDHNRYELIGRHIVMTPPAGYPHSPIAATIVSAIHVHVERLGSGLVNDSSAGFELPTGETVEPDASYLSERTLVSAPEPEIGKFYRIVPDLIVEILSPATAKRDRTEKKQIYEKNGVGEYWIVDPNRRQVIVYRLAGNDYANAIHVVNGNVEASVLPGLSIPLSKIFASLDRKR